A genomic stretch from Hymenobacter psoromatis includes:
- a CDS encoding carboxylesterase: protein MKSLLFLPPLLLAIAAVAQKPTPDLAHNQVQVAGGRLAGATAASGIHEFRGIPYAAPPVGKRRWQAPQPAAKWTNVRPATQFGPRAMQLPLFGDMNFRSNGVSEDCLYLNVWTGAKTAQEKRPVLVYFYGGGFVAGDGSEPRYDGESLAQKGIVTVTVNYRLGVFGFLAHPELTKESPHHASGNYALLDQAAAIAWVRANIAAFGGDPQHITIGGESAGSYSVSAQLVSPLAKNLLVGAIAESGSLLGLQPLPTLAQGEQTGVGFAASLGATSLAALRALPAQQLLEASGKPGAPRFSPIVDGYFLPRSPAEIFAAGQQAHVPLLVGWNSQESGAAGLLGPAAPTVANYQAAVQKLYGEQAADIQRLYPATTAAQAEQAATDLASDRFIAYSTWKLADAQLQTGGQPVYRYLYARPRPAMTPEMGNATANLAGGVTKGTGAATPASPAKGAVHSAEIEYALGNLPTNKVFAWTPDDYQVSKTMQGYFANFIKTGNPNGAGLPPWPADSQQNGQVMRLDVTTQAGPDQTRARYQFLEQHAAK from the coding sequence ATGAAATCACTGCTTTTCCTACCCCCCCTTCTCCTGGCTATCGCGGCCGTGGCCCAAAAGCCTACCCCCGACTTGGCCCACAACCAGGTGCAGGTGGCCGGCGGCCGGCTGGCGGGTGCCACTGCCGCCAGCGGCATCCACGAGTTCAGGGGCATTCCCTACGCCGCGCCGCCCGTGGGCAAGCGCCGCTGGCAGGCCCCGCAGCCGGCCGCGAAGTGGACCAACGTGCGGCCGGCCACGCAGTTTGGGCCGCGCGCCATGCAGTTGCCGCTGTTTGGCGACATGAACTTTCGTTCGAACGGCGTGAGCGAGGACTGCCTGTACCTGAACGTGTGGACGGGCGCGAAAACGGCTCAGGAAAAGCGGCCGGTGCTGGTGTATTTCTACGGTGGCGGCTTTGTGGCCGGCGATGGCTCGGAGCCGCGCTACGACGGCGAAAGCCTGGCCCAAAAAGGAATTGTGACCGTGACGGTGAACTACCGCCTGGGCGTGTTCGGCTTCCTGGCCCACCCGGAATTAACTAAGGAGTCGCCGCACCACGCCTCGGGCAACTATGCTTTGCTCGACCAGGCGGCAGCCATCGCGTGGGTACGGGCCAATATTGCGGCCTTCGGCGGCGACCCGCAGCACATTACGATTGGGGGCGAGTCGGCCGGCTCGTATTCGGTGAGCGCCCAGCTGGTCTCGCCGCTGGCGAAAAACCTGCTCGTGGGGGCCATTGCCGAAAGCGGCTCGCTGCTGGGCTTGCAGCCGCTGCCCACGCTGGCGCAGGGCGAACAGACGGGGGTAGGGTTTGCCGCCAGCCTGGGTGCCACCTCGCTGGCCGCGCTGCGGGCGCTGCCGGCCCAGCAGCTGCTGGAGGCCAGCGGCAAGCCGGGCGCGCCACGCTTTTCTCCCATCGTGGACGGGTATTTTCTGCCGCGCTCGCCCGCCGAGATTTTTGCCGCCGGCCAGCAGGCGCACGTGCCGCTGCTGGTGGGCTGGAACTCGCAGGAATCGGGGGCGGCTGGCTTATTGGGACCAGCCGCGCCCACGGTGGCCAACTACCAGGCCGCCGTGCAAAAGCTGTATGGCGAGCAGGCCGCTGACATTCAGCGCCTCTACCCCGCCACTACCGCCGCGCAGGCCGAGCAGGCTGCCACTGACCTGGCCAGCGACCGCTTCATCGCCTACAGCACCTGGAAGCTGGCCGACGCCCAGCTTCAGACCGGCGGCCAGCCAGTGTACCGCTACCTCTACGCCCGCCCGCGCCCGGCCATGACGCCTGAGATGGGCAACGCCACCGCCAACCTGGCCGGCGGCGTCACCAAGGGCACGGGCGCCGCTACCCCCGCCTCGCCCGCCAAAGGTGCCGTGCATTCGGCCGAGATTGAGTACGCGCTGGGTAACCTGCCCACCAACAAGGTATTTGCCTGGACGCCTGATGATTACCAGGTATCGAAAACCATGCAGGGCTACTTCGCCAACTTCATCAAAACCGGCAACCCCAACGGCGCGGGCCTACCCCCCTGGCCAGCCGACAGCCAGCAGAATGGCCAGGTGATGCGCCTCGATGTGACCACTCAGGCCGGACCCGACCAGACGCGCGCCCGCTACCAGTTTTTGGAGCAGCACGCGGCCAAATAA